A part of Thermodesulforhabdaceae bacterium genomic DNA contains:
- a CDS encoding rubredoxin, protein MNPKLWQCQTTNCGYIYDPDRGDRKGKIPKGTPFEDLPDDWKCPVCGASKKMFRPVETPSTAK, encoded by the coding sequence TTGAATCCTAAGCTATGGCAGTGTCAGACAACAAACTGTGGATATATATACGATCCAGACCGAGGCGATCGAAAAGGGAAGATTCCCAAGGGCACCCCTTTTGAAGATCTTCCCGATGATTGGAAATGCCCTGTATGTGGAGCATCTAAAAAAATGTTTCGACCCGTAGAAACTCCATCAACCGCTAAATAA
- a CDS encoding ABC transporter ATP-binding protein/permease, whose amino-acid sequence MSHKRNITDFPLLFWVLTRCRWLQLLAIGLILITIFLRVLPLEMQKKIVNIAIGLKSLSDLLLYCTFYITSVIAAGLLKYAVNVITNFIGQRILYEIRTALFNHVLSLPLTFFRKNPPGTVISFLIGELGNIGEFLGEAIATPLVNILSLAAFAGYMLYLNPLLAVVSLAIYPFQVIVIPLLQNKFNRLNQERMNITKGASNFVGEIISGIHEVHCNASYNIESEKFRSFSKSLFELRYRMAKIKFLIKWANNFFQNLGPFILFLFGGYLSIKGRLDLGALVAFLSTYEKLSDPWKELIEYYQSYQDAKVRYKRIMETFSYSHDFKPMPSDRSVYALSGNIEMNDVSFTVDHSIRIVDSVSLKVSQNERIAIVGFSGSGKSTLIMLIAQLYPYSNGRILLDGKDLRELTKADISLNVGYVSQSPFIFSGTILDNLLYACNAVKDIRSKVDFEKEATACEVPYPGYSVLMEVIEKVGLEEDILLLGLNSKLQATEEEFANLVLAMRRHFLEKADPEVFSLIESFDEKNFLSYQSLGVNLVFGFSLTTDPEEKLLMAHPGILDILDRLGLLIPLAMVGQTLIRATMEIFNQDLRDEFFTKITPISPEEFPMLGRLAEIRQSIRELDRKDLSLLIELALRYVPAAHPIITLPGPFTDYIVRCRDSLRKSLDETYSQLFCFIDPARFCWKHSVFQNIIFGSIRTEIAHAEETVRTAVLGTIEDLGMKDLVVLKGLDCQVGAQGSFLSGGQKQKLCLARTLLKKPSILILDEITSGLDNKSKAKVQELIKHHLAGKCTIFSVVHRLETVKDYDRIVVMRAGKIVEVGTYEELLEKKGHFYDLLRGF is encoded by the coding sequence ATGTCGCACAAGCGAAATATAACCGATTTTCCCCTTCTCTTCTGGGTTCTTACACGATGCCGATGGCTACAGTTGCTTGCAATTGGGTTAATCTTAATAACCATATTTTTGCGAGTCCTCCCCTTAGAAATGCAGAAGAAAATCGTAAACATCGCCATTGGGCTTAAGTCCCTTTCCGATCTACTTCTTTATTGCACTTTCTATATTACATCCGTTATAGCTGCAGGTCTTCTTAAATATGCAGTGAATGTCATCACAAATTTCATTGGCCAGAGAATACTTTACGAAATACGCACAGCCTTGTTCAACCATGTCCTTAGCCTCCCTTTGACCTTTTTCAGAAAAAATCCACCTGGAACGGTCATATCATTCCTTATTGGAGAACTTGGCAATATAGGTGAATTTCTCGGTGAAGCAATTGCAACTCCCCTTGTAAATATTCTCAGTCTGGCGGCTTTTGCCGGATACATGCTTTATCTTAACCCCCTTCTAGCTGTTGTGAGCTTGGCCATATATCCTTTTCAGGTCATTGTTATTCCTTTACTTCAAAACAAATTCAACAGATTAAACCAGGAGCGCATGAATATCACCAAGGGCGCCAGTAATTTTGTCGGCGAAATTATATCCGGGATACACGAAGTTCATTGTAATGCATCTTACAACATAGAAAGCGAAAAATTTAGAAGTTTTTCTAAATCGCTTTTTGAACTTCGTTATCGTATGGCAAAAATCAAGTTTTTAATTAAATGGGCTAATAATTTCTTTCAAAATCTGGGTCCTTTTATTCTTTTCTTGTTCGGTGGTTACCTTAGCATCAAAGGAAGACTTGATTTAGGTGCTCTTGTTGCGTTTCTGTCCACCTATGAAAAGCTTTCTGATCCATGGAAAGAGTTGATAGAATACTATCAAAGTTATCAGGACGCTAAGGTTCGTTACAAAAGGATTATGGAAACCTTTTCTTACTCTCATGATTTCAAACCAATGCCTTCAGATAGATCTGTTTACGCTCTTTCCGGCAACATAGAAATGAATGACGTTAGTTTTACCGTAGATCATTCCATACGGATAGTGGATTCTGTGTCCCTTAAGGTTAGCCAAAACGAAAGGATTGCCATTGTAGGATTTTCTGGAAGTGGAAAAAGCACTCTGATTATGCTCATTGCCCAGCTTTATCCCTACAGCAACGGCCGCATATTGCTTGATGGCAAGGATCTCAGAGAACTTACCAAAGCTGACATTAGCTTGAATGTAGGTTATGTTTCCCAGTCGCCATTTATTTTCAGTGGAACCATCCTAGATAACCTTCTATATGCCTGCAATGCCGTGAAAGATATTAGGTCAAAGGTGGATTTCGAAAAGGAGGCGACAGCCTGTGAAGTTCCCTATCCTGGCTACTCAGTTCTTATGGAAGTTATTGAAAAAGTAGGGCTTGAGGAGGATATCCTCTTGTTAGGTCTTAACTCAAAACTTCAAGCAACCGAAGAGGAATTTGCTAACCTTGTGCTCGCTATGCGTAGGCACTTTCTTGAGAAAGCAGATCCTGAAGTCTTCTCTCTCATTGAATCCTTTGATGAAAAAAATTTCCTGTCCTACCAGTCTCTCGGAGTTAATCTAGTTTTTGGTTTTAGTCTGACAACCGATCCCGAAGAGAAGCTTCTGATGGCTCACCCTGGAATATTGGACATTCTGGATAGACTGGGGCTTCTTATTCCCCTTGCAATGGTTGGACAAACTCTGATCAGAGCCACCATGGAAATATTCAATCAGGATTTAAGAGATGAGTTTTTCACCAAGATAACCCCAATCTCTCCAGAAGAATTTCCTATGTTGGGGCGTCTTGCGGAAATCCGGCAGAGCATAAGAGAACTTGATCGAAAAGATCTTTCATTACTTATCGAACTGGCACTTAGATATGTCCCTGCCGCACATCCTATTATAACTCTTCCTGGTCCTTTTACCGACTATATCGTGAGATGCCGAGATTCTCTAAGAAAATCCCTTGATGAAACTTACAGCCAGCTTTTTTGCTTCATAGACCCTGCAAGGTTCTGCTGGAAACATTCAGTATTCCAAAATATAATTTTTGGAAGTATTCGAACAGAAATTGCTCACGCAGAAGAAACCGTCAGGACGGCAGTTCTTGGCACCATAGAAGATCTAGGGATGAAAGACCTGGTTGTTCTTAAAGGGCTCGACTGCCAGGTTGGGGCTCAAGGGAGTTTCCTCTCTGGTGGACAAAAGCAAAAGTTGTGCCTTGCTAGAACTCTTCTTAAAAAACCATCAATTCTAATCCTGGATGAAATAACCTCTGGTCTTGACAATAAGTCTAAGGCAAAAGTTCAAGAGCTTATTAAGCATCATCTGGCAGGTAAGTGCACTATTTTTTCTGTTGTCCATCGTTTGGAAACGGTAAAGGATTATGACAGAATTGTGGTAATGAGAGCCGGGAAAATAGTCGAAGTTGGCACTTACGAAGAACTTCTCGAAAAGAAAGGGCATTTTTATGATCTACTCAGAGGATTTTGA
- a CDS encoding rubrerythrin family protein, translating into MAGKSLKGTRTEKNLLAAFAGESQARNRYTYFASKAREEGYEQIAAIFEETANQEKEHAKRLFNFLEGGEVTIEASFPAGVVGSTKENLLAAAAGELYEHSQMYPEFARIADEEGFPEIATVFRNIAVAEKYHEKRYRDFVANIEAGRVFERESTVTWRCRNCGYIHEGSTAPDKCPACAHPKAYFELLGENW; encoded by the coding sequence ATGGCAGGGAAAAGTCTAAAAGGAACACGAACTGAAAAGAATCTTCTGGCGGCTTTTGCTGGCGAATCTCAAGCCAGAAATCGCTACACTTATTTTGCATCTAAGGCTAGAGAGGAAGGCTATGAACAAATAGCCGCGATATTTGAAGAAACAGCAAACCAAGAAAAAGAACATGCGAAAAGACTGTTCAATTTCCTGGAAGGCGGCGAAGTAACAATCGAAGCCTCGTTTCCGGCCGGGGTTGTAGGTTCTACGAAGGAAAATCTTCTTGCTGCAGCAGCAGGTGAACTTTACGAGCATTCCCAGATGTATCCTGAATTCGCAAGGATAGCCGACGAAGAAGGATTTCCTGAAATCGCTACGGTTTTCAGAAATATCGCCGTGGCGGAAAAATATCACGAAAAGAGATATCGTGATTTCGTGGCAAACATAGAAGCTGGGAGAGTATTCGAGAGAGAATCTACGGTTACTTGGCGATGCAGAAACTGTGGATATATTCATGAAGGATCAACTGCTCCCGATAAATGCCCGGCTTGCGCCCATCCAAAAGCCTATTTCGAACTTCTCGGGGAAAACTGGTAA
- a CDS encoding transcriptional repressor, whose amino-acid sequence MRMTIQRKIILDTIRHLKTHPTADELYTMIKPRLPRISLATVYRNLEMLASEGFIQKLTLHGSTQKRFDGNPHFHAHAQCIRCGKIEDIMMDPRLDPKAYVKEAWGFDIQEWTIEFRGLCSECKASQEERQERPSQKEDGKHGREKSKRNTN is encoded by the coding sequence ATGAGGATGACAATACAACGAAAAATTATTCTTGACACTATAAGGCATTTGAAGACTCACCCAACGGCGGATGAACTTTACACCATGATTAAACCACGTTTGCCTCGTATAAGTCTTGCCACAGTTTACCGTAACCTTGAAATGTTAGCTTCCGAAGGGTTCATACAAAAGCTTACACTTCACGGTAGCACTCAAAAGCGCTTTGATGGTAATCCTCATTTCCATGCCCATGCCCAGTGCATCCGTTGTGGCAAGATAGAAGATATTATGATGGATCCCCGTCTAGATCCCAAAGCTTATGTGAAAGAAGCCTGGGGATTCGATATCCAGGAATGGACTATTGAATTTCGGGGGCTTTGCTCGGAGTGTAAAGCATCCCAGGAAGAAAGGCAGGAACGACCAAGTCAAAAGGAGGATGGTAAACATGGCAGGGAAAAGTCTAAAAGGAACACGAACTGA